The following coding sequences lie in one Maniola jurtina chromosome 11, ilManJurt1.1, whole genome shotgun sequence genomic window:
- the LOC123869481 gene encoding protein ALP1-like encodes MDSDKAVLLWLAYRRWRRRKRRESRRFNVHPILRDRMTHSMFITLYPKLREYSEKFFNYFRMSVASFDDLLEIIKEDLTPCQNYVVRDTVSAEEKLVITLRYLATGCYFADLHYAYRLGKSTVIEIVQKTCYVIWNKLQNIVMREPTKAEWEEISKQFQKYTNFPNCIGAIDGKHIRIIKPNDSGSLFYNYKSYFSTVLLAVCDANYCFIAVDIGAYGKSNDSTIFKDSILYKKLVEKTLDIPDPKPISQTDTTPLPHVIVGDEAFSLSENIMRPYCGKSLTTKKRIFNYRLSRARRYIECCFGILVNKWRIFHRPLNVDIKFAENIIKACCVLHNYVRLRDGYRYDHTLYETSLINLNTEAVRPNARSLNVRDRFADYFANEDKLPWQDKMI; translated from the exons ATGGACTCGGATAAAGCGGTTCTGTTGTGGCTTGCATACCGTCGATGGAGACGTCGTAAACGAAGAGAAAGTCGACGATTTAACGTGCATCCCATTCTACGCGACAGAATGACGCATAGTATGTTTATAACTTTATACCCAAAACTCAGAGAATATAGTGAAAAGTTTTTCAACTACTTTCGGATGTCAGTAGCATCGTTTGATGATTTACTAGAAATTATCAAAGAAGATTTGACTCCTTGTCAAAATTATGTGGTACGGGATACTGTTTCTGCAGAAGAAAAACTCGTGATTACTTTgag atatttgGCTACAGGATGTTATTTTGCGGACCTGCATTATGCCTACAGATTAGGAAAGTCTACAGTTATCGAAATAGTACAGAAAACCTGTTACGTCATATGGAACAAACTGCAAAATATAGTAATGAGAGAACCAACGAAAGCTGAATGGGAAGAAATTTCgaaacaatttcaaaaataCACAAATTTTCCAAATTGCATCGGCGCCATTGACGGCAAGCATATCCGTATTATAAAACCTAACGATTCTGGATCtcttttttataactataagAGTTATTTTTCAACTGTTTTGTTGGCCGTATGCGATgcaaattattgttttattgcaGTGGACATAGGCGCATATGGAAAAAGTAATGACTCCACAATTTTTAAAGActctattttatataaaaaacttgtCGAGAAAACTTTAGATATCCCAGATCCAAAGCCAATATCGCAAACAGATACAACCCCCTTACCTCATGTAATAGTAGGAGATGAGGCGTTTAGTCTGTCTGAAAATATAATGCGCCCTTATTGCGGTAAATCTCTAACAACcaaaaaaagaattttcaacTATCGCTTATCCAGGGCCCGGCGCTACATTGAATGTTGCTTTGGCATCTTGGTAAATAAATGGAGAATATTTCATAGACCGTTGAATGTGGACATAAAATTTGCAGAAAACATCATTAAGGCTTGTTGTGTTCTCCATAACTACGTAAGGTTAAGGGATGGCTACAGGTATGATCACACTCTCTACGAAACATCTCTGATTAATTTGAACACTGAGGCAGTGAGGCCTAATGCGAGATCATTGAATGTAAGAGATAGATTTGCTGATTATTTTGCTAACGAAGACAAACTCCCTTGGCAAGATAAAATGATATAG
- the LOC123869483 gene encoding uncharacterized protein LOC123869483 translates to MERDNFDTELFIDEIEKRVAIWDMESSDYSNRIIKRRNWEEIVEIFCEAGDSEEKKKTLGTLLQKKWKGLRDGFVREMKKKKTTPSGSGASSKAKYIYFERLMFLERSTRNKITESNINTASVAVEEQEFSGDGEDVMRPPRSQAKKKKKLNAADEEFLSIIKTNLASGNQPQTLNQTESDDDKLFCLSLHKELLKVPEEHRLQTKIELMKVLQAQQVLCLKPAAARSDYQPSSQYHYQTGMTQRGQRDYFGETGYTATDPSTSSFPPATFSTYNRGYCTASRPPMTSSYKTPSPASTQDSNESELMELYDN, encoded by the exons ATGGAGCGTGATAACTTTGACACAGAACTTTTTATCGACGAAATTGAGAAAAGGGTAGCTATATGGGATATGGAATCATCAGATTATTCTAATAGAATCATTAAACGTAGGAACTGGGAAGAAATAGTAGAAATTTTTTGTGAAGCTGGTGATTCcgaggagaaaaaaaaaactttag GTACTTTATTGCAGAAGAAGTGGAAAGGGTTGCGTGATGGCTTTGTAAGAGaaatgaagaagaagaaaaccACACCGTCTGGATCAGGAGCCTCCAGCAAAgccaaatatatttattttgaacgtTTGATGTTCCTCGAAAGATCGACACGGAATAAAATAACTGAGAGTAATATCAACACCGCGTCTGTTGCAGTTGAAGAACAGGAGTTTTCGGGCGATGGGGAAGATGTAATGAGACCTCCACGTAGTCAGgcgaaaaagaagaaaaaactaaatgcaGCCGACGAAGAATTTCTTTCCATCATAAAAACAAATTTAGCATCTGGAAATCAGCCACAGACATTAAACCAAACGGAGTCAGATGATGACAAACTATTTTGTTTGTCCTTACACAAAGAGCTTCTTAAAGTACCAGAGGAACACAgacttcaaacaaaaattgaATTAATGAAAGTACTTCAAGCTCAACAAGTACTGTGCCTTAAACCTGCAGCTGCTCGTTCCGACTACCAACCTTCGTCACAATATCATTACCAAACAGGAATGACTCAACGTGGACAGAGAGATTATTTTGGAGAAACAGGGTATACCGCAACAGACCCTTCAACATCTTCGTTTCCACCTGCAACCTTTTCGACTTACAATCGAGGTTATTGTACTGCTTCACGACCACCAATGACGTCTAGCTACAAAACCCCATCACCGGCATCTACACAAGATTCCAATGAATCTGAATTAATGGAACTTTACGataattaa